One segment of Setaria viridis chromosome 4, Setaria_viridis_v4.0, whole genome shotgun sequence DNA contains the following:
- the LOC117854262 gene encoding uncharacterized protein has product MSIHGLVLEVRVTGCRKLRDTEFFTRQDPYVVLEYATTKHRTRTCTDGGRNPTFDEKFHIPLIEGLRELNVVVWNSNTLTHDDFIGSGRVYLHKVLTNGYDDSSWSLQTRHMRSAGEVKLIMHVDVSAMKNKMGRNIAASSTHSVPPPSMPAPALASAVPYTGVPPSYPPASAYPAPSAYPAYPTPSQSPYTTTEYPPPPQQAYPPSPAGYPPPSYPPQPYGEPYLPQPYGQPYPPPPAAQSPYPPAPYPGTYPPRPY; this is encoded by the exons ATGTCAATCCATGGGCTGGTCCTGGAAGTCAGAG TCACCGGGTGCCGGAAGCTGCGGGACACGGAGTTCTTCACCCGCCAGGACCCCTACGTCGTGCTCGAGTACGCCACCACCAAGCACCGCACCCGCACCTGCACCG ATGGTGGAAGAAACCCAACTTTCGATGAGAAGTTTCATATACCCCTCATTGAAGGGCTCCGCGAATTGAATGTTGTTGTTTGGAACAGCAACACATTAACCCATGATGACTTCATCGGCAGTGGCAG AGTATATCTGCACAAGGTGCTCACAAATGGCTATGATGACTCCTCATGGTCGCTTCAGACACGCCACATGAG ATCTGCTGGGGAAGTGAAGCTCATTATGCATGTTGATGTCTCGGCGATG AAGAACAAGATGGGTAGAAATATCGCTGCATCAAGTACACATTCTGTTCCTCCACCTTCAATGCCAGCCCCAGCACTAGCATCAGCAGTTCCATACACTGGGGTTCCACCTTCATATCCACCTGCTTCAGCATATCCTGCCCCATCTGCATACCCTGCTTACCCAACTCCTAGCCAATCACCATATACCACTACAGAATATCCACCACCTCCGCAGCAAGCATACCCACCCTCACCGGCAGGATACCCTCCTCCATCATATCCACCGCAACCATACGGGGAACCATACCTGCCACAACCATATGGGCAACCATACCCACCCCCGCCAGCGGCACAGTCTCCGTATCCACCTG CGCCTTACCCTGGTACCTATCCACCAAGACCTTATTGA
- the LOC117853757 gene encoding probable LRR receptor-like serine/threonine-protein kinase At4g37250 produces the protein MEGRRRRGGAVAGGAVLWLLLLGASLCGGAAGLNADGTLLMSFKAAVTADPLGALAGWGYDAAEPCDWNGVVCKGYPQPDTTAAAAVNVTSASAADGGGGGGGNSTTAARNGTAAAAGAGGLNASLAAATVSRVISLVLPNAQLSGTLPPDLGRVEHLKHLDLSGNALNGTLPATLLNATELRVLSLAGNGGISGELPDEAAAYARGLQELNLSGNALAGRLPAALCRLPGLAVLGLAGNNLAGGLPIGGLGALELVDLSGNYFNGSLPSDFGGSRLRLLNVSSNKLAGALPTELAAVVPANATVDLSRNNFTGAIPQAGPFAAQAAAAYEGNPDLCGPPLKQACSIPSSLSNPPNATDSPPAFAAIPKNPARAPPGADGQPQAPRDQEKLRPAAIVAIVLGDIAGVGLLFMLFLYAYHVRKKRRQRREQDPAPPMQQKSTGGFGAVKTLDIAGGKEDKASTSMGCCIGRRNDGSDSSECSVSSDGESDDSEDLKKRGSLIGRSTPQDHGSKKHNPPHQQQAAPAPATLVTVDGDGDLEMETLLKASAYILGATGSSIVYKAVLADGTALAVRRIGESGGADKLKDFESQVRAVARFRHPNILRLRGFYWGADEKLLIHDYAPNGSLANIAFSRRFGSSSPLHLSLEARLRIARGVARGLAYIHEKKGVHGNLKPSNILLGADMEPWIGDLGLDRLLSGEAAGHRAGASARLFGSKRSMHSTSSLPDLSQMPGPGASPCGSAAAAASGAGANPPPYQAPECLKNLRPTAKWDVYAFGMVLLELLSGRVYSEVELCQWHAGLVAEEHGRVLRMADPTLRGEADGREDALLACFRLAFACCAMAPGKRPAMRDAVMVLERTAAPGASAGSNAGAIP, from the exons atggaggggaggaggaggcgcggcggagcGGTGGCTGGTGGGGCGGTGCTGTGGCTGCTGCTCTTGGGTGCCTCGctgtgcggcggcgcggcggggctcaATGCCGACGGGACGCTGCTCATGTCATTCAAGGCCGCGGTCACGGCCGACCCGCTGGGCGCGCTGGCCGGGTGGGGGTACGACGCCGCGGAGCCCTGCGACTGGAACGGCGTCGTCTGCAAGGGCTACCCGCAGCCCGACAcaaccgcggccgcggcggtgaacgtcacctcggcctccgccgccgacggtggcggcggcggcggcggaaactCCACGACGGCCGCGAGGAacggcaccgcggcggcggcgggcgcgggagggCTCAACGCGTCGCTAGCGGCGGCCACGGTGTCGCGGGTGATCAGCCTGGTGCTCCCCAACGCTCAGCTCTCGGGGACGCTGCCGCCGGACCTCGGCCGCGTCGAGCACCTGAAGCACCTCGACCTCTCTGGGAACGCCCTCAACGGGACCCTCCCGGCCACGCTGCTCAACGCGACCGAGCTCCGCGTTCTGTCTCTCGCCGGGAACGGCGGCATCTCGGGGGAGCTgcccgacgaggcggcggcgtacgCGCGCGGCCTCCAGGAGCTCAACCTCTCGGGCAACGCGCTCGCGGGGCGGCTCCCCGCCGCGCTCTGCAGGCTGCCGGGCCTCGCCGTGCTGGGGCTCGCCGGCAACAACCTCGCCGGGGGGCTCCCCATCGGCGGGCTCGGCGCGCTGGAGCTCGTTGACTTGAGCGGCAACTACTTCAACGGCTCCCTCCCGTCGGACTTTGGGGGGAGCCGGCTCCGGCTACTGAACGTGTCATCGAACAAGCTCGCCGGCGCGCTGCCGACCGAgctggccgccgtcgtcccggcTAACGCGACGGTGGACCTGTCGCGGAACAACTTCACTGGCGCGATCCCGCAGGCCGGGCCGTTCGCcgcccaggcggcggcggcgtacgagGGTAACCCGGACCTGTGCGGGCCGCCGCTGAAGCAGGCGTGCTCGATCCCGTCCTCGCTGTCGAACCCGCCCAACGCCACCGACTCGCCGCCGGCGTTCGCGGCCATCCCCAAGAaccccgcccgcgcgccgccgggcgccgacGGGCAGCCGCAGGCACCGCGGGACCAGGAGAAGCTCCGTCCGGCGGCCATTGTGGCCATCGTCCTCGGGGACATTGCTGGCGTGGGTCTCCTCTTCATGCTGTTCCTGTACGCGTACCACGTCAGGAAGAAGAGGCGCCAGCGGAGGGAGCAGGACCCGGCGCCGCCGATGCAGCAGAAGAGCACCGGAGGATTCGGCGCGGTCAAGACCCTTGACATCGCCGGAGGCAAAGAGGATAAGGCGTCGACATCGATGGGGTGCTGCATTGGCCGCAGGAACGACGGCTCGGACAGCTCCGAGTGCTCGGTGTCGTCGGACGGCGAGTCCGACGACAGCGAGGACCTCAAGAAGCGAGGGAGCCTCATCGGCCGGAGCACCCCGCAGGACCACGGCAGCAAGAAGCACAACCCGCCTCACCAGCAGCAGgcggcccccgcgccggcgacgctggttaccgtcgacggcgacggcgacctcgaGATGGAGACgctgctcaaggcgtcggcctACATCCTCGGCGCCACGGGCTCGAGCATCGTGTACAAGGCCGtgctcgccgacggcaccgcGCTGGCCGTCCGGCGCAtcggcgagagcggcggcgccgacaagctcaaggacttcgagtcCCAGGTCCGCGCCGTGGCCCGGTTCCGCCACCCCAACATCCTCCGGCTGCGCGGCTTCTACTGGGGCGCCGATGAGAAGCTCCTCATCCACGACTACGCCCCCAACGGCAGCCTCGCCAACATCGCGTTCAGCA GGCGGTtcgggtcgtcgtcgccgctgcaCCTGAGCCTGGAGGCGCGGCTGCGGATCGCGCGCGGCGTGGCGCGCGGGCTGGCGTACATCCACGAGAAGAAGGGCGTGCACGGCAACCTGAAGCCGAGCAACATCCTGCTGGGCGCGGACATGGAGCCCTGGATCGGCGACCTGGGCCTGGACCGGCTGCTGTCCGGCGAGGCGGCCGGCCACCGCGCGGGCGCGTCGGCGCGGCTGTTCGGGAGCAAGCGGTCGATGCACTCGACGAGCAGCCTCCCCGACCTGTCCCAGATGCCCGGCCCCGGCGCGAGCCCCtgcgggtcggcggcggcggcggcgtcgggcgcggGCGCCAACCCGCCGCCGTACCAGGCGCCCGAGTGCCTCAAGAACCTCCGGCCCACGGCGAAGTGGGACGTGTACGCCTTCGGCATGGTGCTCCTGGAGCTCCTCTCCGGGCGGGTCTACTCGGAGGTGGAGCTGTGCCAGTGGCACGCGGGGCTCGTCGCCGAGGAGCACGGCCGCGTGCTCCGGATGGCCGACCCCACGCTccgcggcgaggccgacggCAGGGAGGACGCGCTGCTCGCGTGCTTCCGGCTCGCCTTCGCCTGCTGCGCCATGGCGCCCGGCAAGCGGCCCGCCATGAGGGACGCCGTGATGGTGCtcgagaggacggcggcgcccggcgcgtCGGCCGGCTCCAACGCCGGCGCCATTCCTTGA